The DNA sequence TTATTTCCCTTTGCGTAAAATGGAAACGCTTGAGGCGGGTCCAATGGAGTTTCATGATAAAATGAAGCTGAAAACCAATTATGCCGATTTGGGTGTTCGTGTGGTACCGCATGCGGTGGCACGTTACGGTGCTTATTTGTCGCCAGGTGTAGTGATGATGCCTTCATATGTGAACATCGGTGCGCGGGTAGGTTCGGGTACGATGGTGGATACTTGGGCAACCGTAGGATCATGCGCTCAGGTGGGTGAAAATGTACACCTTTCTGGCGGTGTTGGTGTCGGTGGTGTTTTGGAGCCATTACAGGCTTCTCCGGTAATTATCGAGGACGATTGTTTTATCGGTTCTCGTTGTATTTTGGTGGAGGGTGTCCGCATTGGAAAAGAAGCTGTTTTGGGTGCCAATGTTACCCTTACAGGATCTACAAAAATTATTGACGTTACGGGTGATGAGCCTGTAGAGTACCGTGGGTATGTGCCTCCTCGCTCAGTCGTAATTCCAGGAACATTGCCGAAGAAATTCCCTGCGGGAGAGTTTCAGGTACCTTGTGCATTGATCATCGGGCAGCGTAAAGCGTCTACCAACAAAAAGACCTCTTTGAACGCAGCCTTAAGAGAAAACAACGTGTCTGTTTAAGAATATACGTACGAATAAATTTGTTGAAACCTTTGGTCTTCGGATTGAAGGTTTTTTTTTATGAAAATCGAAAGCATCAGCATTTTTATCCTGTAGAAAATCGGGCCTTTTGTGGTACATTGGAATTTAATTAAGAAATCTTTCCTGATCATGAAGAATACCCCACTCATGCTGGCCCTTGGGTTTGCGTTAATCTCTTGCAACCCAACGGAACAACATCAGCAAAATAAGAAGGAACAGCCCCAGCAACAGCAGGCGTTGGTGTCGAAGCTTGACCCGGCACATTATGGTGATTTTGTGCTGAAGGATGCTTACGAACAGCGGAAATCCGGTGCCGACTGGTTGGCCATTACCATCTCGAAGGTGAATGAACGACAGGTTGAAGTGAAAGTCCGCAGCAGGGCAGACAAAAAAAAGCCGACCTGCACGCTTGACCGTCTTGGGCAAATTGAAAGCCCCGATGTGGTGCGGGTGCGCATTGACGACAAATCTGCCTTGTTGAAATTCAGTGGGCAACAACTTCAGGTGCTGCCAGCCTCCGATGATGATGCTGGTATACTTCAGTATGTGTGTTCTGGCGGGGGAAGCCTTGCGGGAACTTATGAACAGGTGAAATCCCTTGATGCTGCCACCCTTGATGCTCGGCAATTTGTCCGCAATTTTTTCAATGCAGGTACAGGAATTGAAATGGCACA is a window from the Persicobacter psychrovividus genome containing:
- a CDS encoding 2,3,4,5-tetrahydropyridine-2,6-dicarboxylate N-succinyltransferase, translating into MEELKSIIDKAWDDRSLLQDPQTVEAIETVVEMLDKGTLRTAEPVGDDWQVNEWVKKAVVLYFPLRKMETLEAGPMEFHDKMKLKTNYADLGVRVVPHAVARYGAYLSPGVVMMPSYVNIGARVGSGTMVDTWATVGSCAQVGENVHLSGGVGVGGVLEPLQASPVIIEDDCFIGSRCILVEGVRIGKEAVLGANVTLTGSTKIIDVTGDEPVEYRGYVPPRSVVIPGTLPKKFPAGEFQVPCALIIGQRKASTNKKTSLNAALRENNVSV